TCAGCGCCACCCGCCAGTCCTGCACCGGCTCGCCGCTGGTGATCGAACAGGATCACCGTCACCACCGGCGCGGGCAGCGGCTCGGTGCCGGCATTGACCAGGGTGCCGGCAATCACCAGCCGCTCGGTGTCGCCCTCCTGCGTCACGTTCTCGTGCAGGTCGACCACCTCGATTCGCGGCAGGGCGATGCCCAGCCAGTTGTAGACCCGCTCCGCCGGCGGCCACACCTCGACCAGCCAGCCGCGCGCGAACCAGCCGCCGGCAGCCAGGCCGGCCAGCAGCAGCAACAGCAGCAGCCACCAGATCCACAGCCCGCCGCCGGTGCGTTCGGCCCGTGCCGGCGCCTGCGGCCCGCCGGCCCGCGCGCGCGGCGGCGGCGGCGCGACCGGCTCGGCCGGCCGTTGGCGCGGCGGCCCTCGGCGGCGGCGCCCGTGCCGCCTTGGCACGGGGATTGGCTGCCGGTTCCGGCGATGGGCCGGTCACGCGCCAGACATGGCCGCAGCGTCCGCACTTCATGCGCCGCGGCCCGGCGGCGAGGGCCTTGTCGTCGACCGAGAAGCGGGCGGCGCAGGAGGGACAACTGACGATCATGGACGCGTCTGGTGATGGTGGGCGACTGACGAACCTATGTCGGATCGCCGCCCGATGACAAGCCGGCGCCATCGGCCCGCAGCGTGCCGACCGGCGCCGGCGGCGCGATCCTCGGCCTATCGCGCCACCGCGCCGCCGGGCACTATGGCGGCATGATTCGTTTCGAGAATGTGGGGCTGCGCTACGGCACCGGGCCGGAGGTGCTGCGCGACCTGACCTTCGCGATGGAAGCCGGCTCGTTTCACTACCTCACCGGCGTCAGCGGCGCCGGCAAGACCAGCCTGCTGCGGCTGATGCTGCTGGCGCTGCGGCCGACGCGTGGGCTGGTCCACCTGTTCGAGCAGGACGTGGCGCGGCTGCGGCGGCGCGCGCTGCCGGCGCTGCGCCGGAAGATCGGCGTGGTGTTCCAGGACTACCGCCTGCTCGATCACCTGACCGCGCTGGAGAACGTGATGCTGCCCCTAGCCGTCACCCGGCGCGTCGGCCCGTCGAGCCGCGTCCACGCCGAGGAACTGATGCGCTGGGTCGGCCTGCAGGACTAC
This is a stretch of genomic DNA from Alphaproteobacteria bacterium. It encodes these proteins:
- a CDS encoding DUF3426 domain-containing protein; protein product: MPRRHGRRRRGPPRQRPAEPVAPPPPRARAGGPQAPARAERTGGGLWIWWLLLLLLLAGLAAGGWFARGWLVEVWPPAERVYNWLGIALPRIEVVDLHENVTQEGDTERLVIAGTLVNAGTEPLPAPVVTVILFDHQRRAGAGLAGGADPRGVRARRGGIVRDRVASSRRRRQADVGGAP
- the ftsE gene encoding cell division ATP-binding protein FtsE — translated: MIRFENVGLRYGTGPEVLRDLTFAMEAGSFHYLTGVSGAGKTSLLRLMLLALRPTRGLVHLFEQDVARLRRRALPALRRKIGVVFQDYRLLDHLTALENVMLPLAVTRRVGPSSRVHAEELMRWVGLQDYLHARPPMLSGGQQQRLAIARAVIGQPQLLLADEPTGNVDDALAERLLRLFEELNRHGTTIVVATHNARLIEQFPHPQLRLEAGMIDRQTRGTA